The following are encoded together in the Chaetodon auriga isolate fChaAug3 chromosome 4, fChaAug3.hap1, whole genome shotgun sequence genome:
- the LOC143319011 gene encoding D(1) dopamine receptor-like, producing MNNTTGWALVGAGTREELPAHRALTGCLLALLIIWTLLGNFTVCAAVFRYRHLRAKVTNIFIVSLALSDLLVAVLVMPWKAVAEVAGFWPFGAFCKTWLACDIMCSTASILNLCVISVDRYWAISSPFRYERSMNKKVASVMIGVTWTVSVVISFVPVQMNWHQAEIGDPAAEDEALHGKSVDGSCDSSLSRTYAISSSLISFYIPVAIMIVTYTRIYRIAQMQIRMISSLERAAEHAQSCRADVHEQFPHLCTEFSANSYQSHIPLRPDTRHSDQSHRELKVSIRKETKVLKTLSIIMGVFVCCWLPFFVLNCALPFCPGPEAPGAQRGPHCVSEKTFDVFVWIGWSNSSLNPVIYAFNADFRDAFLRLLRCQGRGCCAAVSAAVETVMASNEAGHLKQEIPLNVKLSVSSATKAGGSEDSGNTTVCFHRGTSSEQVADTEAKLTQIPI from the coding sequence ATGAATAACACAACCGGCTGGGCACTGGTAGGAGCCGGCACCCGGGAGGAGTTACCGGCGCACCGAGCTTTAACGGGCTGCCTCCTGGCGCTGCTCATCATCTGGACGCTTTTAGGCAACTTTACGGTTTGCGCAGCCGTTTTTCGGTACAGGCACCTGCGCGCCAAAGTAACCAACATCTTCATCGTGTCCCTGGCTCTGTCGGACCTGCTGGTCGCCGTGCTGGTGATGCCGTGGAAAGCTGTTGCTGAAGTGGCGGGTTTCTGGCCGTTTGGAGCGTTCTGTAAGACCTGGCTGGCCTGCGACATCATGTGCTCCACAGCCTCCATCCTCAACCTGTGCGTCATTAGTGTGGATCGATACTGGGCCATCTCCAGCCCTTTCCGCTATGAGAGGAGTATGAACAAGAAGGTGGCCTCTGTTATGATTGGCGTGACCTGGACAGTGTCCGTGGTCATCTCCTTCGTTCCCGTGCAGATGAATTGGCACCAGGCGGAGATCGGTGATCCGGCAGCGGAGGATGAGGCGCTTCACGGTAAGAGCGTTGATGGGAGCTGTGACTCCAGCCTGAGCCGCACATacgccatctcctcctccctcatcagCTTCTACATCCCAGTTGCTATCATGATTGTCACATACACCCGCATCTACCGGATAGCCCAGATGCAGATCCGTATGATATCCTCTTTGGAGCGGGCGGCGGAGCACGCGCAGAGTTGCCGCGCGGATGTACATGAACAATTTCCTCATCTGTGCACGGAATTTAGTGCCAACTCTTATCAGTCTCATATCCCCCTTCGTCCTGATACTCGACACTCTGATCAGTCACACCGGGAGCTCAAAGTGTCCATCAGAAAAGAGACGAAAGTCCTCAAAACTCTGAGCATCATCatgggtgtttttgtttgctgttggttGCCATTCTTTGTCCTGAACTGCGCTCTGCCCTTCTGTCCCGGGCCAGAGGCCCCGGGGGCCCAGCGGGGCCCTCACTGCGTTAGTGAAAAAACTTTCGATGTCTTCGTGTGGATCGGCTGGAGCAATTCCTCCCTCAACCCGGTCATCTATGCGTTCAACGCGGACTTCAGAGACGCCTTCCTACGCCTGTTGCGCTGCCAAGGACGAGGCTGCTGCGCCGCGGTGAGCGCAGCGGTGGAGACCGTGATGGCGAGCAACGAGGCCGGACACCTGAAGCAGGAGATCCCgctaaatgtgaagctgagCGTCTCCTCTGCCACGAAAGCCGGAGGAAGTGAGGACAGCGGTAACACAACGGTGTGCTTTCACAGAGGCACAAGCTCGGAGCAGGTGGCGGACACTGAAGCCAAACTGACGCAGATACCGATTTAA